Proteins encoded in a region of the Stieleria neptunia genome:
- a CDS encoding DUF1559 domain-containing protein, which produces MRRYSTRAGFTLVELLVVIAIIGILVGLLLPAVQAAREAARRMSCSNNFKQIGLALHNYHSAYQRLPMNYGGTTPVAPLANGPGAVTSWWESNNFGNHELLSILVPLTPYMEQQALWESISQPFPITTPVAFTFPAMGPTPTPGTGADPARNGYDPWWTDVPAFRCPSDPGEGRPAMGRSNYGPQCGDNRSLSFGAKDPGLTIINSLDDQNSKVNRGFFVPREFTRFRDVLDGLSNTMAMGEIATDLKDGDKRTTPAITLSGSIAMNPNYCEENFIDPENPTFWLDADGVISGNFPGDQPRAAGFGEGRGFRWCDARPIYQEVNCILPPNKGLCTNSFAENEAIAPPSSRHPGGCHMLTGDGAVVFITDSVESGNANAPQPTPGLESPYGLWGALGTRSGKEVIAESLNQ; this is translated from the coding sequence ATGCGAAGGTATTCGACACGTGCCGGCTTCACGCTGGTCGAACTGCTGGTGGTGATCGCCATCATCGGCATCCTTGTCGGACTGCTGCTGCCGGCCGTCCAAGCGGCGCGCGAAGCGGCGCGACGGATGAGTTGCAGCAACAACTTCAAGCAAATCGGTCTGGCACTTCACAACTACCACTCCGCCTATCAACGGCTACCGATGAACTACGGCGGCACCACGCCGGTCGCACCGCTGGCCAACGGCCCCGGCGCCGTGACGAGCTGGTGGGAAAGCAACAACTTCGGCAACCACGAACTGCTCAGCATCCTGGTTCCGCTGACGCCCTACATGGAACAGCAAGCGCTCTGGGAATCGATCAGCCAACCCTTCCCCATCACCACCCCGGTCGCGTTCACCTTTCCGGCAATGGGCCCGACCCCGACCCCCGGTACCGGGGCCGACCCGGCGCGGAACGGCTACGACCCGTGGTGGACCGACGTGCCCGCGTTCCGCTGCCCCAGCGACCCCGGCGAAGGACGGCCCGCGATGGGGCGTTCCAATTACGGCCCGCAATGCGGTGACAACCGCAGTCTGTCGTTTGGAGCAAAGGACCCTGGGCTGACGATCATCAATTCACTCGATGACCAAAACAGCAAGGTCAACCGGGGCTTCTTCGTGCCGCGCGAATTCACCCGCTTCCGCGACGTGCTCGACGGACTGTCCAACACCATGGCGATGGGCGAAATCGCCACCGACCTGAAAGACGGTGACAAACGAACCACCCCCGCGATCACGCTTTCGGGCTCGATCGCAATGAACCCCAACTACTGTGAAGAAAACTTCATCGACCCCGAAAACCCCACGTTCTGGCTGGACGCCGACGGAGTCATCTCCGGAAATTTTCCGGGTGACCAACCGCGGGCGGCCGGCTTCGGTGAAGGCCGAGGCTTTCGCTGGTGCGACGCCCGACCGATCTATCAAGAAGTCAACTGCATCCTGCCCCCGAACAAGGGACTGTGCACCAACTCGTTTGCGGAAAATGAAGCGATCGCGCCGCCGAGCAGCCGGCACCCCGGTGGCTGCCACATGCTGACCGGTGACGGTGCCGTCGTCTTCATCACCGACTCGGTCGAATCGGGCAACGCCAACGCCCCGCAACCCACCCCCGGCCTGGAAAGCCCCTACGGCTTGTGGGGCGCCCTCGGCACACGCTCCGGCAAAGAGGTCATCGCCGAATCCCTCAACCAGTAA